Proteins co-encoded in one Lynx canadensis isolate LIC74 chromosome C1, mLynCan4.pri.v2, whole genome shotgun sequence genomic window:
- the LOC115520481 gene encoding 60S ribosomal protein L39-like: MSSHKTFRIKRFLAKKQKQNRPIAPWVRMKTGNKIRYNSKRQNWRRMKLGL; encoded by the coding sequence ATGTCTTCTCACAAGACTTTCAGGATCAAGCGATTCCTtgccaagaaacaaaaacagaatcgtCCCATTGCCCCGTGGGTTCGGATGAAAACTGGTAATAAAATCAGATACAACTCCAAGAGGCAGAATTGGAGAAGAATGAAGCTGGGTCTGTAA